A single genomic interval of Eurosta solidaginis isolate ZX-2024a chromosome 3, ASM4086904v1, whole genome shotgun sequence harbors:
- the LOC137244518 gene encoding probable pre-mRNA-splicing factor ATP-dependent RNA helicase mog-4 → MPYDLKKVIARFRPELKLLISSVTLDADKFSKLFDDAPIFRIQDEIETCQEVLKDRVKRLGSKDTSSHHTSESCAGYKYRRNLNLEQLYTLGALNHYGELTNLGRRMAEFPIDPMMGKCVGTTIPKNWYQLLRCFL, encoded by the exons ATGCCGTATGACTTGAAAAAGG TTATAGCACGCTTCCGACCAGAATTAAAGCTTTTAATTTCCAGTGTAACTTTGGATGCtgataaattttcaaaactcTTTGATGATGCGCCTATATTTCGTATACAAGATGAAATTGAAACATGCCAAGAAGTTTTAAAAGATCGTGTTAAGCGTTTGGGTTCCAAAGATACGTCTTCTCATCATACCAGT GAAAGTTGTGCTGGCTACAAATATCGCCGAAACTTAAATCTAGAACAATTATACACCTTGGGTGCGCTCAATCACTATGGTGAACTAACCAATTTGGGTAGACGTATGGCCGAATTTCCAATTGATCCAATGATGGGTAAATGTGTTG GTACAACTATTCCGAAGAATTGGTATCAATTGCTGCGATGCTTTCTGTGA